The sequence TGCCCATGCAACGCCTCGTGGTGCGCGGCTGGCTCGCCCTGACCGGGGCGACCCTGGTGATGCTGCTGCTGCGCTACCCCTACACCGGCAGCGGGAAGTTCGCCGACGCCTTCGACCTCGCCGGGCTCCAGTCCGTCCTGGACACCAAGCCCGGCGCGGCCCTCGTCTCCCGGCTGCTGCTGCTCGGGGCCGCCGCCCTGTTCACCGCCGTGCTGTTCGGTACGTACGCGCGGCGGGAGGACGAGCGGGAGAGGAAGGACCTCGCCTTCGGGCTCGCCGTCGGGGGCGGGGTCGTCGCGACGGGCATCGCCGCCACCTGGTCGATGTCCGAGCACGCCTCGACCGGCATCCAGACGAACATCGCCATGCCGGTGGACATCCTCCACCTGCTGGCCGTCGCCGCCTGGCTCGGCGGACTCGCCTCCCTCCTCGTCGCGCTGTACCGCACGCCGGACATCGGCAGCGCCGCGGTCCGGCGGTTCTCCGCCGTGGCGTTCGGCAGTGTCGCGGTCCTGGCGGCGACCGGGGTCTACCAGTCCTGGCGGCAGGTCGGCTCCTGGACGGCGCTGACCGGTACGCGCTACGGGCAGCTGCTCATCCTCAAAGTGGCGCTCATCGCCCTCCTGCTCGGGGTCGCCTGGTTCTCCCGGCGCTGGACGGGACGGCTGACGGACCCGGCGGCCGCCGCAGAGGCCCGCGGTGACGCGGCCGGAAGTGACGCGGCCGGCGAAGAGGCCGAGGAGGCGGACGACGTGCCGGACGACGTCGCCCCCGAGCGGGCCGCGCAACTGGCCCGGCAGCGGGCCGCCCTGACCGCGACGAAGAAGAAGCGGATACGGGACGCCGACCCGGAGCGCTCCGGACTGCGCCGCTCGGTGCTGGCCGAAGCCGCCGTCGCCGTCGTCCTGCTGGTCGTCACCACCATGCTGACGTCCACCGAGCCGGGCCGTACGCAGGAGGAGGCCGCCGGCTCCTCCGCGGCGTCCGCCCCGGCGGCCGGCGGCCCGGTCAACCTGAGCATGCCGTTCGACACCGGCGGCAGGAACGGCAAGGGCACCGTCCGTATCGGGATCGAGCCCGGCCGCACCGGCTCCAACGATCTGCACGTGTGGATCGACGGC is a genomic window of Streptomyces sp. YPW6 containing:
- a CDS encoding copper resistance CopC/CopD family protein, which produces MSATAPCAGPSPIRRPLAAAALLATLACLVFGLLLAGAGPASAHAALTGSDPADGAVVDTAPQQVTLSFSEAIAVGDDSIRVLDPSGKRADTEAGPEELSEGSTVRYGVSLHSGLPDGTYTVAWQAISADSHPISGAFTFSIGAPSETTVALPSEGAGGGPVGFLYDIARYTAYGGFAVLVGGSAFVLVCWRGGAASLPMQRLVVRGWLALTGATLVMLLLRYPYTGSGKFADAFDLAGLQSVLDTKPGAALVSRLLLLGAAALFTAVLFGTYARREDERERKDLAFGLAVGGGVVATGIAATWSMSEHASTGIQTNIAMPVDILHLLAVAAWLGGLASLLVALYRTPDIGSAAVRRFSAVAFGSVAVLAATGVYQSWRQVGSWTALTGTRYGQLLILKVALIALLLGVAWFSRRWTGRLTDPAAAAEARGDAAGSDAAGEEAEEADDVPDDVAPERAAQLARQRAALTATKKKRIRDADPERSGLRRSVLAEAAVAVVLLVVTTMLTSTEPGRTQEEAAGSSAASAPAAGGPVNLSMPFDTGGRNGKGTVRIGIEPGRTGSNDLHVWIDGSDGEPMDVPELKLALTLESKDIGPLPVVPDRLAEGHWSASGVQIPMAGDWTIDVTVRTSDIDQVTIDKNTKIG